A window of the Gemmatirosa kalamazoonensis genome harbors these coding sequences:
- a CDS encoding HAD-IA family hydrolase has translation MLTCRAILFDLDGVLADSIAAVERAWRAFADRHALDGDDIVTRVHGRRAVDSVRAIAPHADVDAEIAWLEAMEAGDTSDVVALPGAAEVLHVLPPDRWTVVTSGTRPVAEARLRAAGLPIPRHMVAAGEITRGKPDPEGYLRGADRLGVAPTDCVVVEDAPPGAAAARAAGMGLLALTTTHDAAAMAGADLVVPNLAAVEVTVHGDRIVIASRGRGRAS, from the coding sequence ATGCTCACCTGCCGCGCGATCCTGTTCGACCTCGACGGCGTGCTCGCCGATTCCATCGCCGCCGTGGAACGCGCGTGGCGCGCATTCGCCGACCGCCACGCGCTCGACGGCGACGACATCGTCACGCGCGTGCACGGCCGCCGCGCCGTCGACAGCGTGCGGGCGATCGCGCCGCACGCCGACGTCGATGCGGAGATCGCGTGGCTCGAGGCGATGGAGGCCGGCGACACGAGCGACGTCGTCGCGCTTCCGGGCGCGGCGGAGGTGCTCCACGTGCTGCCCCCCGATCGGTGGACGGTCGTGACGTCGGGCACGCGGCCGGTGGCGGAGGCGCGGCTGCGCGCCGCGGGGCTGCCGATCCCGCGGCACATGGTGGCCGCGGGCGAGATCACGCGCGGCAAGCCGGACCCCGAGGGCTACCTGCGTGGGGCCGATCGGCTCGGCGTGGCTCCCACCGACTGCGTCGTGGTGGAGGACGCGCCGCCGGGGGCCGCGGCGGCGCGCGCGGCGGGGATGGGGCTCCTCGCACTCACGACGACGCACGACGCGGCGGCGATGGCGGGCGCGGATCTCGTCGTGCCGAACCTCGCCGCGGTCGAGGTGACGGTGCACGGCGATCGGATCGTGATCGCGTCGCGGGGGCGCGGTCGTGCGTCGTGA
- a CDS encoding mechanosensitive ion channel family protein, translated as MNVFGVRLLGLGADTGRKLLLTVALIVALFVLRTVIGWAVGWAGHRRRTNEHTERTRFWTRQVVSLATVALLLFGVVSIWFDEPGRLATAAGLVTAGIAVALQRVITSFAAYFIILRGRVFTVGDRITMGGVRGDVVQLGFMQTAVMEMGEPPGEQGDPPSVWVSARQYTGRIVRVTNDKIFDTPVYNYTREFPFLFEEIHIPIRYDADRARAESILLDVARRHTDDIARDAKGALERLRERYFLPDEVSLGPAVYWRLTDNWIDMSVRFTTRERGARGVKDRMSRDIIAEFDAAGLGLASGTYEIVGMPPLRVQLDEARDTRGP; from the coding sequence ATGAACGTCTTCGGAGTCCGCCTGCTCGGCCTCGGCGCCGACACCGGCCGCAAGCTGCTGCTGACGGTCGCGCTCATCGTCGCGCTGTTCGTGCTGCGCACGGTGATCGGCTGGGCGGTCGGATGGGCGGGGCATCGCCGGCGAACGAACGAGCACACCGAGCGCACGCGCTTCTGGACGCGGCAGGTCGTCAGCCTCGCGACGGTCGCGCTGCTGCTGTTCGGCGTCGTGTCGATCTGGTTCGATGAGCCCGGGCGGCTGGCGACGGCGGCGGGGCTCGTGACGGCGGGGATCGCGGTCGCGCTGCAGCGCGTCATCACGTCGTTCGCCGCGTACTTCATCATCCTGCGGGGCCGCGTCTTCACGGTCGGCGACCGCATCACGATGGGCGGCGTTCGCGGCGACGTCGTGCAGCTGGGCTTCATGCAGACGGCCGTCATGGAGATGGGCGAGCCGCCGGGCGAGCAGGGAGATCCGCCGTCGGTGTGGGTGAGCGCGCGCCAGTACACGGGGCGGATCGTCCGCGTGACCAACGACAAGATCTTCGACACGCCGGTCTACAACTACACGCGCGAGTTCCCGTTCCTGTTCGAGGAGATCCACATCCCGATCCGCTACGACGCCGACCGCGCGCGGGCCGAGTCGATCCTGCTCGACGTGGCCCGCCGGCACACGGACGACATCGCGCGCGATGCGAAGGGTGCGCTCGAGCGGCTGCGCGAGCGCTACTTCCTCCCCGACGAGGTGTCGCTGGGGCCCGCGGTCTACTGGCGGCTCACCGACAACTGGATCGACATGTCGGTCCGCTTCACGACACGCGAGCGGGGCGCGCGCGGCGTGAAGGACCGCATGAGCCGAGACATCATCGCCGAGTTCGACGCGGCGGGGCTGGGGCTCGCGTCGGGGACGTACGAGATCGTCGGCATGCCGCCGCTGCGCGTGCAGCTCGACGAGGCGCGCGACACGCGCGGTCCCTAG
- a CDS encoding c-type cytochrome: MRRLAAPLAIAAALAGPAAAQGTFPPQRLENLKVLPKDIPVRALIDTMAGFTRALGVRCTYCHVGKEGEPLASYDFKADEKPEKEKARVMLRMVAGINGDHLTKLATRREPAVGVACATCHRGVTVPRTLQQMLLSAYDAGGADSAESTYNALRERYYARAAYDFGEVALADVGAALRARGNLPDALRFYLLNTRMVPTSGFAFRMAADAQLAAGDTTAARASLERALEIAPNDPQAGRILDTLRKP, encoded by the coding sequence ATGCGCCGCCTCGCCGCCCCGCTCGCGATCGCCGCCGCCCTCGCCGGCCCTGCCGCCGCGCAGGGGACGTTCCCGCCGCAGCGGCTCGAGAACCTGAAGGTGCTGCCGAAGGACATCCCGGTGCGCGCGCTCATCGATACGATGGCCGGCTTCACCCGCGCGCTCGGCGTCCGCTGCACGTACTGCCACGTCGGCAAGGAGGGCGAGCCGCTCGCGAGCTACGACTTCAAGGCAGACGAGAAGCCGGAGAAGGAGAAGGCGCGCGTGATGCTGCGCATGGTCGCGGGGATCAACGGCGACCATCTCACGAAGCTCGCGACGCGGCGCGAGCCGGCGGTGGGTGTGGCGTGCGCGACGTGCCACCGCGGCGTCACGGTGCCGCGCACGCTCCAGCAGATGCTGCTCAGCGCCTACGACGCCGGCGGCGCGGACTCGGCGGAGTCGACGTACAACGCGCTGCGCGAGCGGTACTACGCACGCGCGGCGTACGACTTCGGCGAGGTGGCGCTGGCCGACGTCGGCGCCGCGCTGCGGGCGCGCGGGAATCTGCCGGACGCTCTCCGCTTCTATCTGCTGAACACGCGGATGGTGCCCACGTCCGGCTTCGCGTTCCGCATGGCCGCCGACGCGCAGCTCGCCGCGGGCGACACCACGGCCGCACGCGCGAGCCTCGAGCGGGCGCTGGAGATCGCGCCTAACGATCCGCAGGCAGGGCGCATCCTTGACACGCTGAGGAAACCATAG